The following are from one region of the Chromobacterium phragmitis genome:
- a CDS encoding alcohol dehydrogenase catalytic domain-containing protein, producing the protein MNTMRAVVWEGLQRLRLAMLPRPALREPDDALLRVTHASTCGTDLHIYRGAVPGFEPGTVIGHEFVGEVAAVGPAVKLLRPGQRAACADFVACGACAPCAAGRHAQCGERRLFGFSGLQPRLDGGLAEYVRVPRADVALTPLADGADPRFGLLSGDALPTALGALQRLVLAPGERLAVIGAGPVGVLTAWLAARRGVEVLLLEVNPARAARARRGGLAVAEIAAGQPLSDAAPGLAGAFDAAVDAVGGESGLKTALAALRPRGRLVGAGSQAGRFELDWGALMQREISLQFVIGDPIGLRGEVEAAMAVCAPALDLMFSDRLRLDEVPDYFAALYRRERFKALVCVAEEMA; encoded by the coding sequence ATGAACACGATGCGGGCGGTGGTATGGGAAGGGCTGCAGCGGCTGCGGCTGGCGATGTTGCCGCGTCCGGCGTTGCGGGAGCCGGACGACGCGCTGCTCAGGGTCACCCACGCGTCCACCTGCGGCACCGATCTGCACATCTACCGCGGCGCGGTGCCGGGTTTCGAGCCGGGCACGGTGATCGGGCACGAGTTCGTTGGCGAGGTGGCGGCGGTGGGGCCTGCGGTGAAGCTTTTGCGGCCTGGACAGCGCGCGGCCTGCGCCGATTTCGTCGCTTGCGGCGCGTGCGCGCCGTGCGCGGCCGGGCGGCACGCCCAGTGCGGCGAGCGGCGGTTGTTCGGCTTTTCCGGCTTGCAGCCGCGGCTGGACGGCGGCCTGGCCGAATATGTGCGGGTGCCGCGGGCGGATGTCGCGCTGACGCCGCTGGCCGATGGCGCGGACCCGCGTTTCGGGCTGCTGTCCGGCGATGCGCTGCCGACCGCGCTGGGCGCGCTGCAGCGCTTGGTCTTGGCGCCGGGCGAGCGTCTGGCGGTGATCGGAGCTGGCCCGGTGGGCGTGTTGACCGCTTGGCTGGCGGCGCGACGCGGCGTGGAGGTTCTGCTGTTGGAAGTCAATCCCGCCCGCGCGGCGCGCGCGCGCCGTGGGGGGCTGGCGGTGGCCGAGATCGCGGCCGGGCAACCGCTGTCGGACGCGGCGCCGGGTTTGGCCGGCGCTTTCGACGCCGCGGTGGACGCGGTGGGCGGCGAGAGCGGCCTGAAGACCGCGCTGGCCGCATTGCGGCCGCGGGGGCGGCTGGTCGGCGCGGGATCGCAGGCCGGCCGTTTCGAGCTGGACTGGGGCGCGCTGATGCAGCGAGAGATTTCGCTGCAGTTCGTGATCGGCGATCCGATCGGCCTGCGCGGCGAGGTGGAGGCGGCGATGGCCGTCTGCGCGCCGGCGCTGGATCTGATGTTTTCCGACAGATTGCGCTTGGACGAGGTGCCGGATTATTTCGCCGCGCTGTACCGGCGCGAGCGTTTCAAGGCGCTGGTCTGCGTGGCGGAGGAGATGGCATGA
- a CDS encoding beta-ketoacyl-[acyl-carrier-protein] synthase family protein: MDERRVVITGIGVVSPYGAGLQRFWQALAGGESARRPIRGFDASVYRSAQGGEAPAELLADAGARARCGGPGEDSAYFLALAADEALADAGLGPVFDDAERVGCVLGTLCAGMRNMREYGAAYEAGRPSPVAAETIPAHYQLDFLARRHNLTGPSSLVSTACSSTTDALGYAFDLIRGGECDRCLSGGGDVLAEMIHAAFNGLYSITAGEPRPFDSERDGFFIGEGAGLFHLETLESARARGARIHAEILGYGLSNTGHHLTATSEDGAGEALAIRRALDDAGLGPADIDYINCHGTGTRHNDASEIRAINRVFGDAAERLHLSSNKASIGHCMGAAGALEAAATVLALENGLIPPTLHTRGDEAELRSRLVGAEARPAALRRALSQSFGFGGACSCIVFGHYREDEHA, from the coding sequence ATGGATGAGCGCAGAGTGGTGATCACCGGCATCGGCGTGGTGTCGCCTTACGGCGCGGGCTTGCAGCGCTTCTGGCAGGCGCTGGCTGGGGGCGAGAGCGCGAGGCGGCCGATACGCGGTTTCGACGCCTCGGTTTACCGCAGCGCGCAGGGCGGCGAGGCGCCGGCCGAGTTGCTGGCGGACGCCGGCGCGCGCGCGCGCTGCGGCGGCCCGGGCGAGGACAGCGCCTACTTCTTGGCGCTAGCCGCCGACGAGGCGCTGGCGGACGCCGGCCTGGGGCCGGTATTCGATGACGCCGAGCGCGTCGGCTGCGTGCTGGGCACGTTGTGCGCCGGCATGCGCAATATGCGCGAGTACGGCGCGGCCTACGAAGCGGGGCGGCCGTCGCCGGTGGCGGCGGAGACGATACCGGCCCATTACCAGCTGGATTTCCTGGCGCGGCGGCACAATCTGACCGGACCGTCGTCGCTGGTGTCCACCGCCTGCTCATCCACCACTGACGCGCTGGGCTACGCCTTCGACCTGATACGCGGCGGCGAGTGCGACCGCTGCCTGTCCGGCGGCGGCGACGTGCTGGCGGAGATGATACACGCGGCCTTCAACGGCCTGTATTCGATCACCGCGGGCGAGCCCAGGCCGTTCGACAGCGAGCGCGACGGCTTCTTCATCGGCGAGGGCGCCGGCCTGTTCCATCTGGAAACGCTGGAGTCGGCCCGCGCGCGCGGCGCGCGCATCCACGCAGAGATTCTGGGCTACGGCCTGTCCAATACCGGCCACCACCTGACCGCCACCTCGGAAGACGGCGCCGGCGAGGCGCTGGCGATACGCCGCGCGCTGGACGACGCCGGCCTCGGGCCGGCGGACATCGACTACATCAATTGCCACGGCACCGGCACCCGCCACAACGACGCGTCCGAGATCCGCGCGATCAACCGGGTGTTCGGCGACGCCGCCGAACGGCTTCACCTCAGCTCCAACAAGGCCTCGATCGGCCATTGCATGGGCGCGGCCGGCGCGCTGGAGGCGGCGGCGACGGTATTGGCGCTGGAAAACGGCCTGATCCCGCCGACGCTGCACACCCGAGGCGACGAGGCGGAGCTGCGCAGCCGCCTGGTCGGGGCCGAGGCCAGGCCGGCTGCGCTGCGGCGCGCGCTGTCGCAATCGTTCGGCTTCGGCGGCGCCTGCTCCTGCATCGTATTCGGCCATTACCGGGAGGATGAACATGCGTGA
- a CDS encoding beta-ketoacyl synthase N-terminal-like domain-containing protein, with translation MREVAITGIGAVGPHGVGLDGMLDGRFVFSAWPEAASPPHAESLIASVGDYPRTRYFNERALRLMDKPMMLASFAAGSALEDAGYGDGEAPEDCATLLGTARSEQTSVHKFSLPLLQGRPERINPAEFPLVARNIACGQMAIRFGLRGPSSVLASGPLASLQAVARAAGLIRSGRAKVALAGGVEALSRFALRFCRDYYGDAALAGRPAFFGDKGGGLIPSEGACMLVLEDAELAEARGARVYARLGGWHAGRLGRGDAVQSLLDGWRRAADAEPDLLLPGAGGAGRDHERLETRALRRWLAERAGQPCKLLAARALAGEGESWSGALQVALAAASLASRRAPATPDVAADADPALARAAAGGVLPAAAAALALGNDAAGAFCALELRR, from the coding sequence ATGCGTGAAGTGGCGATTACCGGCATCGGCGCGGTCGGTCCGCACGGCGTGGGACTGGATGGCATGCTCGACGGCCGCTTCGTGTTTTCCGCCTGGCCGGAGGCGGCGTCGCCGCCGCACGCCGAGTCCCTGATCGCCAGCGTCGGCGATTATCCCCGCACCCGTTATTTCAACGAGCGCGCGCTGCGGCTGATGGACAAGCCGATGATGCTGGCCAGCTTCGCCGCCGGATCGGCGCTGGAGGACGCGGGCTACGGCGATGGCGAGGCGCCGGAAGACTGCGCGACGCTGCTGGGCACCGCGCGCTCCGAGCAGACCTCGGTGCACAAGTTTTCGCTGCCGCTGCTGCAGGGGCGGCCGGAACGGATCAATCCGGCCGAGTTTCCGCTGGTGGCGCGCAACATCGCCTGCGGCCAGATGGCGATCCGCTTCGGCCTGCGCGGCCCCAGCTCGGTGCTGGCTTCGGGGCCGCTGGCTTCGCTGCAGGCGGTGGCGCGCGCCGCCGGCCTGATCCGCTCAGGGCGAGCCAAGGTCGCGCTGGCGGGCGGCGTGGAGGCGCTGTCGCGCTTCGCCTTGCGCTTCTGCCGCGATTATTACGGCGACGCAGCGCTGGCCGGCAGGCCGGCCTTCTTCGGCGACAAGGGCGGCGGCCTGATCCCGTCCGAGGGCGCGTGCATGCTGGTGTTGGAAGACGCGGAGCTCGCGGAGGCGCGCGGCGCGCGCGTCTACGCCAGGCTGGGAGGCTGGCATGCCGGCCGGCTGGGCCGGGGCGACGCGGTCCAATCGCTGCTGGACGGCTGGCGCCGCGCGGCCGACGCCGAGCCGGACCTGCTGCTGCCGGGGGCCGGCGGGGCGGGCCGCGATCACGAAAGGCTGGAGACGCGGGCCTTGCGCCGCTGGCTGGCGGAGCGCGCCGGGCAGCCGTGCAAGCTGCTGGCCGCGCGGGCGCTGGCGGGGGAGGGCGAGAGCTGGAGCGGCGCGCTGCAGGTGGCCTTGGCCGCCGCTTCGCTGGCAAGCCGGCGCGCGCCGGCCACGCCGGACGTGGCGGCGGACGCCGATCCGGCGCTGGCTCGGGCCGCCGCGGGCGGGGTTTTGCCGGCGGCGGCCGCCGCGCTGGCGCTGGGCAACGACGCCGCCGGCGCTTTCTGCGCGCTGGAGCTGCGCCGATGA
- a CDS encoding 3-hydroxyacyl-ACP dehydratase FabZ family protein: protein MAVRRLSMAELASLLPHAGDAFFLSDAEVDGWKASGGASWRADHPHLRGHFPGDPIVPGIYLLEAAAQLAGVAIRCGAEDWTPQTLGVLAAVRKSYFHRFVRPGERVDYALEVRPTPGSGMYAVSGLGRAGGDKVLTVELTIAGARR, encoded by the coding sequence ATGGCCGTCCGGCGGCTGTCCATGGCGGAGCTGGCAAGTTTGTTGCCTCACGCCGGCGACGCCTTCTTCCTCAGCGACGCCGAAGTGGATGGCTGGAAGGCCAGCGGCGGCGCCAGCTGGCGCGCCGACCATCCCCACCTGCGCGGGCACTTTCCGGGCGATCCCATCGTGCCAGGCATTTATCTGCTGGAAGCGGCCGCGCAGCTGGCCGGCGTGGCGATACGCTGCGGCGCGGAGGACTGGACGCCGCAGACGCTGGGCGTGCTGGCGGCGGTGCGCAAGTCCTATTTCCATCGCTTCGTCCGGCCGGGCGAGCGGGTGGACTACGCGCTGGAGGTAAGGCCGACGCCGGGCAGCGGGATGTACGCGGTGAGCGGGCTGGGCCGGGCGGGCGGAGACAAGGTGTTGACCGTGGAACTGACGATAGCCGGCGCGCGGCGTTAG
- the fabG gene encoding 3-oxoacyl-ACP reductase FabG has product MSQNALPLAARKAALVTGAGRGIGRAIAQELAGRKLPVFVNYRSDEAAAEDACAAIRAAGGEAYPLRADVSDREAVAAMFADIRQRGFWVQTLVNNAGIVRDGLLAMMPADDWRTVLGSNLDGSFHCARAALQTMMSRKSGQIVNIASVGGMRAQVGQANYAAAKAGLLALTRGLAREVGRYGIRVNAVAPGFIDTDMLAEMKASDKGAAMLEEARAKQIPLARFGRPEEVAQTVGFLCSSAASYITGHVLVVDGGLCA; this is encoded by the coding sequence ATGAGTCAGAACGCATTGCCGCTCGCGGCGCGAAAGGCGGCGCTGGTCACCGGCGCGGGGCGGGGCATAGGCCGCGCGATCGCGCAGGAGCTGGCCGGCCGCAAGCTGCCGGTCTTCGTCAACTACCGCAGCGACGAGGCGGCTGCCGAGGACGCCTGCGCGGCGATCCGGGCCGCCGGCGGCGAAGCCTATCCGTTGCGAGCGGACGTGTCCGATCGCGAGGCGGTGGCGGCGATGTTCGCCGACATCCGCCAGCGCGGCTTCTGGGTGCAGACCCTGGTCAACAACGCCGGCATCGTCCGCGACGGCCTGCTGGCGATGATGCCGGCCGACGACTGGAGGACAGTGCTGGGCAGCAATCTGGACGGCAGCTTCCACTGCGCGCGCGCCGCGTTGCAGACGATGATGAGCCGCAAGAGCGGGCAGATCGTCAACATCGCCTCGGTCGGCGGCATGCGGGCCCAGGTCGGCCAGGCAAATTACGCGGCGGCCAAGGCCGGCTTGCTGGCGCTGACCCGCGGCCTGGCGCGCGAGGTCGGCCGCTACGGCATACGCGTCAACGCGGTGGCGCCGGGCTTCATCGACACTGACATGCTGGCGGAGATGAAAGCGTCGGACAAAGGCGCGGCCATGCTGGAAGAGGCGCGCGCCAAGCAGATTCCGCTGGCGCGCTTCGGCAGGCCGGAGGAGGTGGCGCAGACCGTCGGCTTCCTGTGCTCGAGCGCGGCCAGCTACATCACCGGCCACGTGCTGGTCGTCGACGGAGGGCTGTGTGCCTGA
- a CDS encoding NAD(P)-dependent oxidoreductase produces MSRRDVGKRLALIGCGAMGTALGLRMLAQGWTLRVYNRSLERTRPLEAVGASAYRTPAEAASGADWVATVVTDSEALRGLLFSDGGIASAPALGRRLVDLGTHRPDRLADLGAESASRGWPLVEAPMTGSVHDASHGTLHFLVGGEESDVEWASPLLWALGRGVHHLGGLGAGNTAKLALNLLVGAMAGGLGEAVALLRARGLAVDSFLDALDGSGLASPLYRRLGQRYLDGDHAPRFSLGNLEKDLRWEWEHAERSGLKPRLAPALCQLLESLPQADKLRDYSWLITQLAGPAAC; encoded by the coding sequence ATGAGCAGGCGGGACGTGGGCAAGCGGCTGGCGCTGATAGGCTGCGGCGCGATGGGGACGGCGCTGGGATTGAGAATGCTGGCGCAGGGCTGGACGCTGCGGGTATATAACCGCAGTCTGGAGCGGACCCGGCCGCTGGAGGCGGTCGGCGCCAGCGCCTACCGGACACCGGCGGAGGCGGCGAGCGGCGCCGACTGGGTGGCGACGGTGGTCACAGACAGCGAAGCCCTGCGCGGGCTGTTGTTCAGCGACGGCGGCATCGCCAGCGCGCCGGCGCTCGGCCGCCGGCTGGTTGATCTGGGCACCCACCGGCCGGATCGGCTGGCTGATTTGGGCGCGGAGTCGGCCAGCCGCGGCTGGCCGTTGGTGGAGGCACCGATGACGGGAAGCGTGCACGACGCCAGCCACGGCACCCTGCATTTCCTGGTCGGCGGCGAGGAATCGGACGTCGAGTGGGCGAGCCCGCTGCTGTGGGCGCTGGGGCGCGGGGTTCACCATCTGGGCGGGCTGGGCGCGGGCAATACCGCCAAGCTGGCTCTGAACTTGCTGGTGGGGGCGATGGCCGGCGGGCTGGGAGAGGCCGTCGCCTTGCTGCGCGCGCGCGGCCTGGCGGTGGACAGCTTCCTGGACGCATTGGACGGCAGCGGGCTGGCCTCGCCCTTGTACCGGCGGCTGGGGCAGCGCTATCTGGATGGCGACCACGCGCCGCGTTTCTCGCTGGGGAATCTGGAAAAGGACTTGCGCTGGGAATGGGAGCATGCCGAGCGCAGCGGATTGAAGCCCCGTCTGGCCCCGGCACTGTGCCAGCTGCTTGAGTCGCTGCCGCAGGCGGACAAGTTGCGGGACTATTCCTGGTTGATCACCCAGTTGGCAGGCCCCGCGGCCTGTTGA
- a CDS encoding phosphopantetheine-binding protein has protein sequence MNDATIELESALEDKLRAFLVRLLKLDEDQPLPADADLIQQIGLDSIEAFDAIATLHELLDAVIPENFNPKVVNSIRTLARYVLDAFGDEAVRRFVALDLETVTAFDAEEDL, from the coding sequence ATGAACGACGCCACCATCGAGCTTGAATCCGCCCTGGAAGACAAGTTGCGCGCTTTTCTGGTCCGCTTGCTGAAGCTGGACGAGGACCAGCCGCTGCCGGCCGACGCCGACCTGATCCAGCAGATCGGCCTGGATTCCATCGAGGCCTTCGACGCCATCGCCACGCTGCACGAACTGCTGGACGCGGTGATCCCGGAGAACTTCAACCCCAAGGTGGTCAACAGCATACGCACGCTGGCGCGCTACGTGCTGGACGCCTTCGGCGACGAGGCGGTGCGCCGTTTCGTGGCGCTGGATCTGGAGACGGTGACGGCCTTCGACGCCGAGGAGGATCTGTAG
- a CDS encoding FAD-dependent oxidoreductase has product MPEARPLLGRLFSPIRLNTLRLPNRLLMSSMHLNLDECGDAWQRMAAFYALRAREGVGLIVSAGCAPDEAGKTTQGGFALCRDDEIEPHRMITGAVHEAGGRIALQILHFGREAFHGGMVSSSAERLPSSVFTPRPLGEAEIQATIAAHADCAARAVAAGYDAIELLFGQGFLVHQFLAPACNKRTDRWGGGFDNRARLAVEIAAAVRRRVGPDFPLIFRLPCMDLLPDGLDAEESMGLIGKLLPYGIDLLNVSIGWHESEVPTIAMAVPRAAFADAARLARRRYPQLKLAVSNRVNDPRDGEALLLDGCADMIAMARPFLADPALANKARANRFDAINACIACNQRCLDHVLTGQPVSCSVNPDCGLSVEGRYPPLPRSLEVAVAGGGISGMGAALFLARRGARVTLFEAGDELGGQLRLAARIPQKEEFAATIRHYRGELLRAGVAVRLGCRFDERAVDAARWDHVVLAQGAAPRRPEGVPGLELPHVRDYAEVLEQGCPVAFPVVVIGGGGIACDLAKYLAAKRGELTRGARAYLARRLPAEALAPYLDGGADDEAPAITLLQRSGRKFAHRVGRTTRWILMDALRRDGVRLLGRTELVEITGDAVIVRERGGPARSLPARSVVIAAGQAPRLGPEDALRRAGIPCTVLGAADGGLSGVNLAAALEAAYRFAMELT; this is encoded by the coding sequence GTGCCTGAAGCCCGGCCCTTGCTCGGCCGGCTGTTCTCGCCGATCCGGCTGAATACGCTGCGGCTGCCCAACCGGCTGCTGATGAGCTCGATGCACCTGAACCTGGACGAGTGCGGCGACGCCTGGCAAAGAATGGCGGCGTTCTACGCGCTGCGCGCGCGGGAGGGCGTCGGGCTGATCGTCAGCGCCGGCTGCGCGCCGGACGAGGCGGGCAAGACCACCCAGGGCGGCTTCGCGCTGTGCCGCGACGACGAAATAGAGCCGCACAGGATGATCACCGGCGCGGTGCATGAGGCCGGCGGCCGCATCGCGCTGCAGATTCTGCATTTCGGCCGCGAGGCCTTTCACGGCGGCATGGTGTCGTCGTCGGCTGAGCGGCTGCCGTCCAGCGTGTTCACGCCCAGGCCGCTTGGCGAGGCCGAGATCCAGGCGACCATCGCCGCCCACGCCGATTGCGCGGCCCGCGCCGTCGCCGCCGGCTACGACGCGATCGAGCTGCTGTTCGGCCAGGGTTTTCTGGTGCACCAGTTCCTGGCCCCGGCCTGCAACAAGCGCACCGACCGCTGGGGCGGCGGCTTCGACAACCGCGCGCGGCTGGCGGTGGAGATCGCCGCCGCGGTGCGCCGCCGCGTGGGTCCGGATTTCCCGCTGATCTTCCGTCTGCCCTGCATGGATCTGCTGCCGGACGGGCTGGACGCCGAGGAGTCGATGGGGCTGATCGGCAAGCTGCTGCCCTATGGCATCGACCTGCTCAACGTCAGCATAGGCTGGCACGAATCCGAGGTGCCGACGATCGCGATGGCGGTGCCGCGCGCGGCTTTCGCCGACGCCGCCCGGCTGGCGCGGCGGCGCTATCCGCAACTGAAGCTGGCGGTCAGCAACCGCGTCAACGACCCGCGCGACGGCGAGGCGCTGCTGTTGGACGGTTGCGCCGACATGATCGCGATGGCGCGGCCCTTTCTGGCCGACCCGGCATTGGCGAACAAGGCGCGGGCCAACCGCTTCGACGCGATCAACGCCTGCATCGCCTGTAATCAACGTTGCCTGGACCATGTGCTGACCGGCCAGCCGGTCAGCTGCAGCGTCAATCCGGATTGCGGGCTGTCGGTCGAAGGGCGCTATCCGCCCTTGCCGAGGTCGCTGGAGGTGGCGGTGGCCGGCGGCGGCATCAGCGGCATGGGAGCGGCCTTGTTTCTGGCCCGGCGCGGCGCGCGGGTGACGCTGTTCGAGGCTGGGGACGAGCTGGGCGGCCAGCTGCGGCTGGCCGCGCGCATTCCGCAAAAAGAGGAGTTCGCCGCCACTATCCGCCATTACCGCGGCGAGCTGCTGCGCGCCGGCGTGGCGGTGCGGCTGGGCTGCCGTTTCGACGAGCGCGCGGTCGACGCCGCGCGCTGGGACCACGTGGTGTTGGCGCAGGGCGCCGCGCCGCGCCGACCGGAAGGCGTGCCGGGGCTGGAGCTGCCGCATGTGCGGGACTACGCCGAGGTGCTGGAGCAGGGGTGCCCGGTGGCGTTTCCGGTGGTGGTGATCGGCGGCGGGGGCATCGCCTGCGATCTGGCGAAATACCTGGCGGCCAAACGCGGCGAGTTGACCCGTGGCGCGCGCGCCTACCTCGCGCGGCGTCTGCCGGCGGAGGCGCTGGCGCCGTACCTGGACGGCGGCGCGGACGACGAGGCGCCGGCGATCACGCTGCTGCAGCGCTCCGGCCGCAAGTTTGCCCACCGCGTCGGCCGCACCACGCGCTGGATACTGATGGACGCGCTGCGCCGAGATGGCGTGCGGCTGTTGGGCCGGACCGAGCTTGTCGAGATCACCGGCGACGCGGTGATCGTGCGCGAGCGCGGCGGCCCGGCGCGCAGCCTGCCGGCGCGCAGCGTGGTGATCGCCGCCGGCCAGGCGCCGCGTCTGGGTCCGGAGGATGCGCTGAGGCGGGCCGGCATTCCCTGCACCGTGCTGGGGGCGGCGGATGGCGGCCTCTCCGGCGTCAATCTGGCCGCGGCGCTGGAAGCGGCTTACCGGTTTGCGATGGAGCTGACATGA